A window from Halarchaeum grantii encodes these proteins:
- a CDS encoding SRPBCC family protein, producing the protein MTVRVERTFELDASAEDVWEFIADPTKRASAISVVTGYEVRGDVTVWFVELPVLRRTIEVETRDVERRDGEYVKFVGKSKVLTVTGEHELTATDGGCTLTNTFVVEGKFPGVEGFFERKFDDELDNLERELEERGHR; encoded by the coding sequence GTCGAACGAACCTTCGAGTTGGACGCGTCCGCCGAGGACGTCTGGGAGTTCATCGCCGACCCGACGAAGCGGGCGTCGGCCATCAGCGTCGTCACCGGCTACGAGGTGCGCGGTGACGTCACCGTCTGGTTCGTCGAGCTTCCGGTTCTCCGGCGCACCATCGAGGTGGAGACGCGTGACGTCGAGCGCCGCGACGGCGAGTACGTGAAGTTCGTCGGGAAGTCGAAGGTGCTCACCGTCACCGGCGAGCACGAACTCACGGCCACCGACGGTGGCTGTACGCTCACGAACACCTTCGTCGTCGAGGGCAAGTTCCCGGGCGTCGAGGGCTTCTTCGAGCGGAAGTTCGACGACGAGCTCGACAACCTCGAACGCGAACTCGAGGAGCGCGGCCACAGATAG